The Setaria viridis chromosome 2, Setaria_viridis_v4.0, whole genome shotgun sequence DNA window tggtccctCGCTCAAGTCACCTCTAGAGATGGTATTCTCCATAGCTTATGTTTCTtctgcgtagatgttttacctttcttgattcagttctgatggacttgtaccggcatgtgcTGAAGTGATGTACTCGATATTTATAATACTTATACGTTGTTGCTACTCtatatttctgtgttggtatgaatttgtactatctgagatagagATTCGCACGTGATAATCTTCCTGGGACTATCACGGAGATgagtaggcttgaattctcagaaatggaAATTCGGGTCTGGGCCAGCAAATAGCGTGATTCTCATCAGGGACGAGCATTTCTTGCCTGGCCCAACTGTGGATAGTGAGTGATTTCTACATAGTCCATAGCACATTTTAGTGGGCCGTGCCGAATTAGTTAGTCTCCGTCCCAAAGGCCCGGCTTAAAATGCCATCTCGGATCATCCTGGGCCGGTCCTTTCTTGCTGGTGTCCCATTTGTAAAAGGGAGGCCCAACTTTCTCTTGGCCCTTCCGATTTCTTCTTCCGGTTACACAACTGTCTGCTCCTCCAACGAACCAGATCGTACAGTACCAAAGTTTGATTGCCAGGGCTAACCTCGTATCCCGCAGCTCACTCTCCTCTCCGCACCCTCAACAGAATGTATTGCCATGGAGTTCAAATAAACAATTCAAGTCACGTAGATACAAGAGCATGAAAATAGTTTAGGCCTTTTTGCCTTGTTGATACTTGGTAGGGGTAGCACACACACCTGTgtcaaaagtattttttttccgtATACTTTGTGCAGTTGTATCGATAGGGCCTTACGCTCAGTAGCGAATGCTGGTCCTCAACAGGGTATAGCAGCGCATTCATACTTGGAATAATGCATAAGGCGTAAATAATGCATAAGCGGGGCCCCACCGGCACGCGTGCGCCACATGGCCGGGCGCCGCAACCTGTGGCTGCCGTTGCCCGGCACATGGCCCTGCCTGCCTGCTCGCCTTGGATTTGCCTGAGAAAGACGGGCAGCGCCTCCAGGGCCATCtatcgcctccgccgccgtgccctaCAGCAGAGACCGGCCATCTGCAGCCAAGGCCTCGGATCCGGCCTGCATGTGATCCAGGAGAGGCATTTGCATTGCTTGCATGCAGGTCCCTCCCTCTGAACCCACAGGGGACGTACGCCATGCACGGTGCACCCATGACCTACCTCTGCCGGCGTTTACTGTTGCTTACTCTCCAAACATTATATTTTGGCATGATGAATGTATTGCAGCTAGCCCATCGATCTGTGCGTGTGAATATATATGTACAAgggtttttttttacaattttacaGTGTGCATTGCATTGCAAACGTGCTTTTGTAGTTTTCTTGTCACACCAGGAACGTAGCCTTTTCTTTCCCTcgtccctccatttcaaattaattATAGTCCACTTTGATGCTATTACAAAAAAACATCAAAACATCTATAAATCTGGAGCGGTTGGTATCACTAAAGTTGATTAAACCTGCCTAGCTAATAATGTGTGCCAAAATAAGTGAGGATATGATTCTCCTGCTGGTGGATATATCTGTGTACCTGTGTGGCCTGTGGTTGCCGCCGGTCGCCGTCCGGGCGGACCCGGACCTGGCTAGCGGCCCTGCCTTTTTTCGTACGTACAGTTCCTGGTACTGCTCCATGCATGCACAGATTTAGGTTTGTACCATTGCCCTCTCGCTGTCATGCATCGCTGTCCACTGGATGATGCATGAGGCTGGCACTAGTCCTTGCTTAATTGCATGGTGCACCTTGCTACTTCTAATATTTGATTCTATTTATTTCTTCTTCGGGATATCCATTatgtacaaaaaaaaaatctcttctTTGGGATTAATAACCGTGCGTGTCTTTAATTTCAAAAGATTTGCTAATAAGCTAGTTTGAAAAGGTTGTTAGTCTTTCAAATTTAAAAGCGGCATCAGGGGGCTTTGTTGGTTCAAAAAAGGTGAAAAACTTGGAGTAACCTCTAATGCAACTGATGAAACGACTTTCCAATAAAAGGAAACCTCCATATACCATTATTACAATAAGAAAACAAGCGAGCGTGCTGATGTACGTACACACAGATGTATGGTCCTATATATACTTGGGTACGTGCAAGGACCTCCACTTGTTGGTGGTTGGATAATCCAAAAACAAAGACACAAGGACACTATTGTCTCTAGCTTGTCTAACCCATAAGTGCCGGAAAACCAGGTACCCCTATGAGAATGCCCTTTCTTTGCCACATTAACCCCAGATGCATGGGTGTTGGAGATGTGTGCTAACTTGACCCGGCCATGCCCAGTTTACAGGTGATTGTCAATTTTGACAAGGCGGTTACCGAAATTCCAAATGGCCATGTACAGAAGATTATGGCCAGATTAATTAAATTACAAACTATGGCTCTTAAGAATTATCAGTTGCAAATACTTATTTGAGGTGTTAGTGACCAAACTCGACTATTGGCAAATACTCCTTTTGGTAAATACTGATTAGTCATGCATAAACTGTATGCATAGATATGGATAAAAATGTGGTCCAAGATACTCTAGATTTTGCAAGCGAAGCACACGGGCAGCCTCTGTCCAGTTTCAATCATGCATGGCCGCGCGCTGCCTGCCTCTTCTTCTCTGTGCTGACACACTGACCACCTATGTCATCACACACATTTGCGTTGTTTTTTCAGAGATAACTTATCCCATATGGATAACGGGCGGAAAATATCTCAGATGCACGAAAATCCGTGCAGATGCATGCAGTGTCAAGACTCAAATTTAACGTATCATAGAAAAGACTACATAACGGTTTTTTAGATAACCATACAATAATTTTATCAACCGATCAGAATGCAGTCGAAAAGCTTTTCTGAAGTCTGTAGTTTTTATTTCTGGCACTTAATAATGCACTGAAGCAAATTTCGTATACATTTTTACATGTATTATAGTCTAATAACTTCAGGTCTTATGCATTGGTATATAATAATATGCTTCCTATGCATTATGCCGCCTTCACATACATTCTCATATGCGCCTGCTAAGAGGAAAAGATGTCATGGTATGTAGCTACCCATGAATATTGTGACCAatgaaaaaagaggaaaagatATTGAAACAAGTACGACAAACATAGATATAATATTTTCGGTTCGAACAATAAAAGTTTTAAAAATATTTCTGTAATATTATATTTGTATGGACTGCATGCATTGAGCCAGAATCTGCCTGTGCAGCTTATAATAAGTTGTTTGTTGTCGCAAAGATCTagtgaagcaaaaaaaaaaaggtcatgTCTCATGACAGCTCTAACATTTTGTTCGTGTTTTGAACCAGCTGCTTTCTAACGAACCATTGGATCTTGGCAGCTACCTCGTCGCCGTGGCCAATAGATCTTTCCAAGATAATGGTCAACTATCCTTGTATGCATATAGAGATCACTCACTACACTGTCAATTCTTCGCAAATTTGTGCACAAGTGTTACAGTGTGATGCTTTGGCGTTTCTttatttggaacggagggagtatttaagaAGCATTTCTCATCGTATACACATTACGTACACGTTGTGGTGTGAGCACTTTAACGTGCCCTCGTCCTCGTCTTGTACTTCCTTTTGCTACGAAATCAGTGCGGCGAGAGAAGAATATTTTCTCATCAGCCTGTAATATTTGTGGAGTTACTATTTCAACTCGTCCATTGTATGTTCCCAAACACAACTGTGGTTGATTATAACGGCACTACCACTTCTGTTTGCTCAAGGTTTCGAACAAATAGACGATCTCCAATACATGTCTTCAATAAATTGTTTTTTCTAAGCAATTTGAAATGAATTGAAAATAAACCATTCGGAAGGACTAGTCTTGATAAATCTACGTACTAACACGTTCTTCGAGTGCTAAACCCCTGTTACTTTTGTGTATGGTGCTCAAATTTATAAAATTTGACAGCAGCAAACTCATCATATATTTGAGAACAGAGCGAGTCCTTGGCATGATGCATTTTCATTCTAGCTAGGAACGGTGGAAGTACAACCATTCTCCATGCAAGGTTAACATCATCAGCAGGATTCAGGACCACTGGCCTAGCAAAATATGCTTTGTCTCTTATATAATTAATAATTAACAAGTAAAACACACACCCATTATTCGTCAATCCCAATCCTCTCTATGCAAATGCAGCAACCAACCATGCCCCACATGCACAAGCAAAACCCCACACGTACTGTCCTGATTGCCACAGAATAGAACCGCCCCCCAAACacacctatttataccccctcctcACACACCCACCTCACCAGCCACAAACACAAGCATAGTCTCCAACAAGTCTCGGCTAATACAAGTGCAGCTACCAACATATATGTGCACACGCAAGCTAGCTACCCACCAACACGAGCACGTCTCTGCAGCATCCCGATCATGATGGGCTCGCTCAAGCTGACGGAGATCGTCTCCAAgaagctcggcggcggcaaggtCACCTCGCCGAGCGCGGCGCCGTGCCCGCGGGGCCACTTCGCCGCCTACACCCGGGACGGGCGCCGCTTCTTCATCCCCATCGCCTACCTCGGCAGCGAaaccttccgggagctcctcaacatggccgaggaggagttcggcgcgcccggcggccgccccaTCGTGCTGCCCTGCTCCGCCGACCGCCTCGAGCAGATCCTCGACGCCttccgcagcggcggcggcgccaagaAGAAGTGCGCCGGCGGCAGGATCAGCAAGATCTGGTAGCAGAGGCATTGCCATTGCAGAACGCATGTTGCTGTACTGCACCCTGCTGCTGAGCTGGCTCTGCCATGCAGGGATGACTGTGAGATTATATATTAGCTTCGATCCATTGATTCATTGGCACTGAACTGCTGATCAATCTAGGCGTTGTGATCGATCTGTTTAATTGGTGGATGTTCTTTTTTGCTGCTCTTCCTGGTCTACATGCCAATGGCATGTTCTCAGGAGACCAGCTGTGGCTGGCAGTACTATGGCCAACTTGCCATGATGTAACATCTCCGTACTTGTACCATTCCTTGGTTTTTTTACctacttttttttctcttctttgaGAATTATATTCCACCTTTTTCGTTGTCATGACTGGTATGTGTTGTTGTGTGGTCGATGTTAAGTACGTGCATTGTAACATCATTGTGTAGATTGGGTGCAATCTTTTAGAAGAGTTAACATTTTTAGTGGAAAATAAATTCACTTGGGTACATTGACAGTAAATTTCTATATATGCTAGCTCACAACTAAAATGTAGAGTTTCATTAATTGCAACTCTTAACAGGATGAAAAAAGCTCCAGATAATAGTGTGGTCTCTGCAAGATACTTTCTAAGATAATGGAGAAATAATTCTGCATTAACCCATAAGTATATACAGTCATTTTATCTTTAAAATGCGTGTGCCAAGATTAATTTGAGTCTTGAGTCATTCACCCACAACTTGGCCACCGCACCAAGGAGATTCCTCCTTTTTAATTTGCAGGAATTATACAGGATATGAACTATATAGCCTCTTGTAATGGCATTAATACCATTGAGGTAATACATCATCAACATAGTCAAGAATCAGGATAATTCCACAGTACACAAACTTTGAAGGGGTTTCCCGTACGTTTCAAAGAGTTATTAAAAAcgtttaaacgaaaacaaaaaaTGGGATCCATATATCTGTAGACCCATGCTTCGATGTCATGCAGCATTAGCCCTTGCATACATGTTCTACATTAATGATATGTCAACTGTAGCATGAATATATCATGCTGCATTGGTATATGTATCTATATACAGTGTGAATATATCGTCGAATCTAATGGAACAGAATGTTGCCGATGCGGCTGTATCTGCACGTGTAGGTGTTTGAACTACCAATTAAAATACTGAGAATTAATTAAATGTTTGTGTACGCCGTTTATACAATGCAAGATGACATGTAAAATGATGGAATTGAAGTGGATAGACGTCAATTGGGTTCAGGTGAAACATTGCATTCATCGTGGAACAAGGCACATGGGAGGTGCTTCTCAATCTCAACGCCTA harbors:
- the LOC117843142 gene encoding auxin-induced protein 15A; this translates as MMGSLKLTEIVSKKLGGGKVTSPSAAPCPRGHFAAYTRDGRRFFIPIAYLGSETFRELLNMAEEEFGAPGGRPIVLPCSADRLEQILDAFRSGGGAKKKCAGGRISKIW